Proteins found in one Pseudobdellovibrionaceae bacterium genomic segment:
- a CDS encoding multicopper oxidase domain-containing protein, producing the protein MRTLHWLIFSFVTMFMSVPVFAKTVRYELVVRNEKVNLSGKKEVDFALTVNGGIPAPTLEFIEGDDAEILVKNEIPNEEVSIHWHGILLPPEEDGVAYVNTPPIHPGKSRLFKFKIRQNGTYWYHSHTAVQEQKGVYGALVIHPRKKAIAYDKDAVVVLSDWSDENADQIIRNLRKDGDYYLYKKDSVRSYFGAVQAGGLKTHLQNEWERMGGMDLSDVGYDAFLINGKRSSQLLTAHPGERVRVRIINAAASSYFYVSMGIPMTVIAADGVDIEPVQAKELLMGMAETYDILVTLPEHKNYELRATVQDVTGYGSTWIGMESAPKVVAPDKPLPDLYASMDHSGHGGGTMSGMDHSAHGGAAHSNGSATDHSKMDHSKVDHSKMRGDHMSHEGQNAETGHARHTEASTGGDHRGHGPSAPGSPTTGKAKPAAGGGHADHSAHAMHQSHGGMDHSKHSRPEPAKTKKKKSSSADSMPLTIAPGPIDWSNQSDAMLKQNTASRNLEPSSSKPPIETLTVDSLQALQPTTLPKDAKVHELKLVLGGDMERYVWHINGKAIHQDSLLRINSGEVVRIVFQNDTMMHHPMHLHGHFFRVVNANGEKSPLKHTVDVPPHGTRTIEFYANEPGQWMLHCHNLYHMKTGMARIVRYNDFKLTPDMESNVHSDPHLHEHWYNHTRLEAASNHAKGQFRLMRTWDELDLEIETAEIEGKNFSFGKKWETEGDLVYRRWFSNFFNVFGGGTLYHGEGFGTVGVGYTLPMLIETAVSVNHEGRFRLDVEKRFQWTKNVLSDAEFTWRPNWGGERDTEFEVSLMYGPSWTWAAGLMLTEKSAGIGAQIQF; encoded by the coding sequence ATGAGAACCCTTCATTGGCTTATTTTTTCGTTCGTAACGATGTTCATGAGTGTCCCTGTGTTTGCCAAGACGGTGCGATACGAACTCGTCGTCAGAAATGAGAAGGTGAACTTAAGCGGCAAAAAAGAAGTGGATTTTGCCCTGACCGTGAATGGCGGAATTCCTGCACCAACTCTAGAATTCATCGAGGGTGACGATGCTGAGATCCTTGTGAAGAACGAAATCCCGAACGAAGAGGTCTCAATCCACTGGCACGGGATCTTACTTCCGCCTGAAGAGGACGGTGTTGCTTATGTCAATACGCCACCAATCCATCCCGGCAAATCGCGCCTTTTCAAATTCAAGATCCGCCAGAACGGTACTTATTGGTATCACTCGCACACTGCGGTCCAAGAACAAAAGGGCGTCTACGGTGCGTTGGTTATCCACCCGAGGAAAAAAGCAATTGCTTACGATAAAGATGCGGTTGTTGTCTTAAGTGATTGGTCTGACGAGAACGCCGATCAGATCATCAGAAATCTCCGAAAAGATGGTGATTATTATCTCTATAAGAAGGATTCCGTTCGATCCTACTTCGGAGCCGTTCAGGCGGGCGGCTTGAAGACGCATCTGCAAAACGAGTGGGAACGCATGGGAGGCATGGACCTTTCGGATGTGGGCTATGACGCGTTTCTGATCAACGGCAAGCGGAGTTCTCAACTTTTGACGGCTCATCCTGGAGAAAGAGTCAGAGTTCGGATTATCAACGCGGCGGCATCGAGTTACTTCTACGTTTCAATGGGCATTCCAATGACTGTCATCGCGGCCGACGGCGTTGATATCGAGCCCGTGCAAGCCAAAGAGCTTCTCATGGGGATGGCCGAAACTTATGACATCCTGGTCACACTACCGGAGCATAAGAACTACGAGCTTCGTGCCACAGTTCAAGACGTTACGGGATACGGTTCGACTTGGATCGGAATGGAAAGTGCTCCGAAGGTCGTCGCTCCCGACAAACCTCTTCCTGACTTGTATGCGTCGATGGACCACAGCGGACACGGTGGCGGTACAATGTCTGGCATGGATCATAGCGCCCACGGTGGAGCCGCTCATTCGAACGGTTCAGCTACGGATCACAGCAAGATGGACCACTCCAAGGTGGACCATTCGAAAATGCGCGGCGATCATATGAGTCACGAAGGTCAGAACGCCGAAACTGGGCATGCAAGACATACAGAAGCTTCGACAGGAGGAGATCATCGCGGGCACGGACCATCGGCTCCCGGCTCGCCAACGACGGGAAAGGCTAAACCTGCTGCTGGTGGAGGGCATGCAGATCACTCTGCACACGCGATGCACCAGTCGCATGGAGGAATGGACCACTCGAAACACTCAAGACCCGAACCTGCGAAGACAAAAAAGAAAAAAAGTAGCAGTGCGGATTCGATGCCTTTGACCATCGCTCCAGGCCCGATTGATTGGAGCAATCAATCCGATGCCATGTTGAAGCAAAATACTGCTTCACGGAATTTGGAACCTTCATCTTCAAAGCCTCCGATCGAAACTCTGACAGTGGACTCATTACAGGCGCTTCAGCCGACGACTCTCCCGAAGGACGCCAAGGTACACGAGCTCAAGCTTGTCCTTGGCGGAGATATGGAGCGATACGTGTGGCACATCAATGGTAAGGCGATTCATCAAGACAGCTTGCTTCGAATCAACAGCGGCGAGGTCGTTCGAATTGTTTTTCAGAACGACACGATGATGCATCACCCGATGCACTTACATGGACACTTCTTCAGAGTCGTCAACGCGAATGGTGAAAAGTCGCCGCTCAAGCACACGGTCGATGTTCCGCCTCACGGAACGCGAACCATCGAGTTCTATGCGAATGAGCCCGGACAATGGATGCTCCACTGCCATAATCTCTACCACATGAAAACGGGCATGGCGCGGATCGTGCGCTACAACGATTTCAAACTGACGCCTGATATGGAGTCGAATGTCCATAGCGATCCGCATCTTCATGAGCACTGGTACAATCACACTCGGCTCGAAGCAGCCAGCAATCACGCTAAGGGTCAATTCCGACTGATGCGCACTTGGGACGAGCTTGATCTAGAAATTGAAACAGCAGAGATCGAAGGGAAGAACTTCTCATTTGGCAAAAAGTGGGAAACAGAAGGTGATCTCGTCTATCGCCGCTGGTTTTCAAACTTCTTCAACGTCTTCGGGGGCGGAACCCTGTATCACGGGGAGGGATTCGGCACGGTTGGCGTCGGCTACACGCTTCCGATGCTGATTGAAACGGCTGTTTCCGTGAATCACGAAGGGCGCTTCCGCCTTGATGTAGAAAAGCGTTTCCAGTGGACCAAGAACGTCCTCTCAGATGCCGAATTCACTTGGCGTCCCAATTGGGGTGGCGAGCGCGATACAGAGTTTGAAGTCAGCCTAATGTACGGCCCTTCGTGGACTTGGGCCGCAGGACTCATGCTAACCGAAAAGAGCGCCGGTATCGGTGCGCAGATCCAGTTCTAG
- a CDS encoding helix-turn-helix transcriptional regulator, producing the protein MKNGEIEKLRNKLGLDRHEFGQFLGLEYRSLMNIENGVRNPTRLTMKLLRYLNSISKKEALDFIEDLNRHEPK; encoded by the coding sequence ATGAAGAACGGAGAGATCGAAAAACTACGTAACAAGTTAGGACTCGACCGACACGAGTTTGGTCAGTTCCTCGGGCTTGAGTATCGAAGCCTGATGAACATCGAAAACGGTGTTCGGAACCCGACAAGGCTTACGATGAAACTTCTCCGGTACCTAAACTCGATTTCAAAAAAAGAGGCTTTGGACTTCATTGAAGATCTAAATCGACATGAGCCTAAATAA